One Xiphophorus hellerii strain 12219 chromosome 1, Xiphophorus_hellerii-4.1, whole genome shotgun sequence DNA segment encodes these proteins:
- the camkvl gene encoding caM kinase-like vesicle-associated, like isoform X1: MPFGCLALRDGRIYDSISDVTDKYEFGQVLRAKEFCELCLAKDRQTEKVFVCKKFFKKDGRKVRKAAKNEIMILKLVNHPNILQLIDTFETRKEYFIIQELATGGDVFDWILDQGNYTERDASNVIKQVLEAVAYLHSLNIVHRNLKLENLMYYTENNHKKVVLRDFYLSRFENGPITEPCGTPEYLAPEVVARHRYGRPVDCWAVGVIMFILLSGNPPFYDETEEENTDLHNRIIFCRIVAGDFEFDSPYWDDISPAAKGLVCRLMEVDQMLRITAEDALQHEWIAGNGASEKNLKDGVCAQFEKNFAKAKWREIKKAIRVTTFMQRLKNSEALNDSSLEVQSREQIGDGEGGVSQGTSDEGDKGTTDEGITSSSVSLEVTVENTQAGMEQDEGSVKIEESPDEINTSRGPSVGKTPSDGKDPVGQSSSGPKLTQEELNMTGVKKGATDGTRKIAAKLGQTNVVPEVKQTSAVIPEPSKLLESSPGANLDKQHTSASPEPTGKRKMAATLHCSTAAPTVSASPEKQPATQSTHKDETDRSWCQTQVPEAVAERSVVAPVTSSVGMVSGVDEALGVRLRGDGSPVGGRDRNTRKTDRHSAEFSIARTPAAASQSYYVAGSSASLGRHAAPYNPEGISVGMGMAGSFGSPYSSLYTSRGGGVGMYGTGLHHGGGGSSTTTDWQMDSVIEQIEKQMVAVLEKIEGDMPSLLEQISDCPSEPARARSTHASPSVSRSRPTQHSSTSTSTTPPPLPTSPRPALPTLPHLGIPPPTYPPPSPPTQTSPQAVREQEDKDGQRGAAQSSQSPRAGMGRGL; the protein is encoded by the exons ATGCCATTTGGATGCCTTGCCCTGAGAGATGGGCGGATTTATGACAGCATATCTGATGTCACGGACAAATATGAGTTTGGTCAAGTCCTTCGAGC GAAGGAGTTTTGTGAGCTGTGCCTGGCAAAggacagacaaacagaaaaggtGTTTGTCTGCAAGAAATTCTTCAAGAAGGACGGAAGGAAAGTCCGCAAGGCCGCCAAAAATGAGATCATGATCTTGAAATT GGTCAATCACCCAAACATCCTTCAGCTGATAGATACATTTGAAACTCGAAAAGAATACTTCATCATCCAGGAACT TGCCACAGGGGGGGATGTATTTGACTGGATTCTGGACCAAGGGAATTACACAGAGAGAGATGCTTCGAATGTTATCAAACAAGTCCTGGAGGCTGTGGCATACCTACACTCCCTCAACATTGTTCATAGGAACTTGAAG CTGGAAAACCTAATGTACTACACAGAAAACAACCACAAGAAAGTAGTTCTGCGAGATTTTTACCTCTCCAGATTTGAGAATGGACCAATTACAGAGCCATGCGGAACACCTGAATACCTTG CTCCTGAAGTGGTCGCTCGTCATCGATATGGCCGTCCTGTGGACTGCTGGGCGGTGGGGGTGATAATGTTCATTCT CTTATCGGGCAATCCTCCTTTCTATGAtgaaacagaggaagaaaacacagatcTACATAATCGCATCATCTTCTGTCGCATCGTTGCTGGGGACTTTGAGTTTGATTCTCCTTACTGGGATGACATTTCACCTGCAG CAAAGGGGCTTGTGTGTAGACTTATGGAAGTGGACCAGATGCTGAGAATCACAGCAGAGGATGCGCTCCAGCACGAATG GATTGCAGGAAATGGTGCTTCAGAGAAGAACTTGAAGGATGGTGTATGTGCCCAGTTTGAGAAGAACTTCGCAAAGGCCAAATGGCGG GAGATAAAG AAAGCAATTCGTGTGACAACCTTCATGCAACGGCTGAAGAACTCTGAAGCACTGAATGACAGTTCACTTGAGGTTCAAAGTAGGGAACAGATAGGAGATGGCGAAGGGGGTGTTTCCCAGGGGACAAGTGATGAGGGAGATAAAGGGACAACAGATGAAGGGATTACATCGAGCAGTGTTTCTTTAGAGGTTACTGTTGAAAATACACAAGCTGGTATGGAACAAGATGAGGGTTCCGTTAAGATAGAAGAAAGCCCAGATGAAATAAACACCTCAAGGGGTCCATCAGTTGGAAAGACACCATCAGATGGGAAGGACCCTGTTGGACAATCCAGTTCAGGTCCGAAACTAACACAGGAGGAGCTTAATATGACTGGGGTGAAGAAGGGAGCTACAGATGGAACCAGAAAAATTGCTGCCAAGTTGGGTCAAACTAATGTTGTTCCAGAAGTTAAGCAGACTTCGGCGGTGATTCCTGAACCATCAAAGCTGCTAGAAAGTTCTCCAGGTGCAAATCTGGACAAGCAGCACACATCTGCCTCCCCTGAGCCAACTGGTAAACGTAAAATGGCTGCAACACTTCACTGCTCTACCGCTGCTCCCACTGTGTCAGCTTCACCAGAGAAGCAACCAGCCACCCAAAGCACACACAAGGATGAGACTGACAGAAGCTGGTGTCAGACACAAGTACCTGAAGCAGTTGCAGAGAGGTCAGTGGTAGCACCAGTTACATCTTCAGTGGGGATGGTAAGTGGGGTTGATGAAGCACTAGGTGTTAGGTTGAGAGGTGATGGCAGTCCTGTAGGAGGACGGGATAGAAATACCAGAAAAACAGACCGACACAGTGCCGAGTTTAGCATAGCCAGGACCCCTGCTGCAGCCTCACAAAGTTATTATGTAGCTGGCAGCTCAGCTAGTTTGGGTCGACATGCTGCACCATACAACCCAGAGGGTATCTCTGTAGGGATGGGAATGGCTGGGAGCTTTGGGAGTCCTTACAGTTCCCTCTATAcaagcagaggaggaggagtaggCATGTATGGGACTGGTCTTCACCATGGAGGAGGTGGGAGTAGTACCACAACTGATTGGCAAATGGACAGTGTCATTGAGCAGATAGAAAAGCAAATGGTCGCCGTACTTGAGAAGATTGAGGGAGACATGCCATCGCTACTTGAGCAAATCAGTGACTGTCCTAGTGAGCCAGCACGGGCCAGGAGCACACATGCTTCGCCTTCTGTTTCTCGTTCTCGTCCAACTCAACACTCCTCAACTTCAACCTCAACtactcctccaccacttcccacCTCTCCAAGACCAGCACTACCTACACTCCCCCACCTCGGTATTCCTCCTCCGACATATCCTCCACCATCTCCACCCACACAAACCTCACCCCAGGCTGTCAGGGAGCAGGAAGACAAGGATGGACAGAGAGGCGCAGCTCAGTCCAGCCAATCGCCCAGGGCTGGGATGGGTAGAGGACTATGA
- the camkvl gene encoding caM kinase-like vesicle-associated, like isoform X2, which yields MPFGCLALRDGRIYDSISDVTDKYEFGQVLRAKEFCELCLAKDRQTEKVFVCKKFFKKDGRKVRKAAKNEIMILKLVNHPNILQLIDTFETRKEYFIIQELATGGDVFDWILDQGNYTERDASNVIKQVLEAVAYLHSLNIVHRNLKLENLMYYTENNHKKVVLRDFYLSRFENGPITEPCGTPEYLAPEVVARHRYGRPVDCWAVGVIMFILLSGNPPFYDETEEENTDLHNRIIFCRIVAGDFEFDSPYWDDISPAAKGLVCRLMEVDQMLRITAEDALQHEWIAGNGASEKNLKDGVCAQFEKNFAKAKWRKAIRVTTFMQRLKNSEALNDSSLEVQSREQIGDGEGGVSQGTSDEGDKGTTDEGITSSSVSLEVTVENTQAGMEQDEGSVKIEESPDEINTSRGPSVGKTPSDGKDPVGQSSSGPKLTQEELNMTGVKKGATDGTRKIAAKLGQTNVVPEVKQTSAVIPEPSKLLESSPGANLDKQHTSASPEPTGKRKMAATLHCSTAAPTVSASPEKQPATQSTHKDETDRSWCQTQVPEAVAERSVVAPVTSSVGMVSGVDEALGVRLRGDGSPVGGRDRNTRKTDRHSAEFSIARTPAAASQSYYVAGSSASLGRHAAPYNPEGISVGMGMAGSFGSPYSSLYTSRGGGVGMYGTGLHHGGGGSSTTTDWQMDSVIEQIEKQMVAVLEKIEGDMPSLLEQISDCPSEPARARSTHASPSVSRSRPTQHSSTSTSTTPPPLPTSPRPALPTLPHLGIPPPTYPPPSPPTQTSPQAVREQEDKDGQRGAAQSSQSPRAGMGRGL from the exons ATGCCATTTGGATGCCTTGCCCTGAGAGATGGGCGGATTTATGACAGCATATCTGATGTCACGGACAAATATGAGTTTGGTCAAGTCCTTCGAGC GAAGGAGTTTTGTGAGCTGTGCCTGGCAAAggacagacaaacagaaaaggtGTTTGTCTGCAAGAAATTCTTCAAGAAGGACGGAAGGAAAGTCCGCAAGGCCGCCAAAAATGAGATCATGATCTTGAAATT GGTCAATCACCCAAACATCCTTCAGCTGATAGATACATTTGAAACTCGAAAAGAATACTTCATCATCCAGGAACT TGCCACAGGGGGGGATGTATTTGACTGGATTCTGGACCAAGGGAATTACACAGAGAGAGATGCTTCGAATGTTATCAAACAAGTCCTGGAGGCTGTGGCATACCTACACTCCCTCAACATTGTTCATAGGAACTTGAAG CTGGAAAACCTAATGTACTACACAGAAAACAACCACAAGAAAGTAGTTCTGCGAGATTTTTACCTCTCCAGATTTGAGAATGGACCAATTACAGAGCCATGCGGAACACCTGAATACCTTG CTCCTGAAGTGGTCGCTCGTCATCGATATGGCCGTCCTGTGGACTGCTGGGCGGTGGGGGTGATAATGTTCATTCT CTTATCGGGCAATCCTCCTTTCTATGAtgaaacagaggaagaaaacacagatcTACATAATCGCATCATCTTCTGTCGCATCGTTGCTGGGGACTTTGAGTTTGATTCTCCTTACTGGGATGACATTTCACCTGCAG CAAAGGGGCTTGTGTGTAGACTTATGGAAGTGGACCAGATGCTGAGAATCACAGCAGAGGATGCGCTCCAGCACGAATG GATTGCAGGAAATGGTGCTTCAGAGAAGAACTTGAAGGATGGTGTATGTGCCCAGTTTGAGAAGAACTTCGCAAAGGCCAAATGGCGG AAAGCAATTCGTGTGACAACCTTCATGCAACGGCTGAAGAACTCTGAAGCACTGAATGACAGTTCACTTGAGGTTCAAAGTAGGGAACAGATAGGAGATGGCGAAGGGGGTGTTTCCCAGGGGACAAGTGATGAGGGAGATAAAGGGACAACAGATGAAGGGATTACATCGAGCAGTGTTTCTTTAGAGGTTACTGTTGAAAATACACAAGCTGGTATGGAACAAGATGAGGGTTCCGTTAAGATAGAAGAAAGCCCAGATGAAATAAACACCTCAAGGGGTCCATCAGTTGGAAAGACACCATCAGATGGGAAGGACCCTGTTGGACAATCCAGTTCAGGTCCGAAACTAACACAGGAGGAGCTTAATATGACTGGGGTGAAGAAGGGAGCTACAGATGGAACCAGAAAAATTGCTGCCAAGTTGGGTCAAACTAATGTTGTTCCAGAAGTTAAGCAGACTTCGGCGGTGATTCCTGAACCATCAAAGCTGCTAGAAAGTTCTCCAGGTGCAAATCTGGACAAGCAGCACACATCTGCCTCCCCTGAGCCAACTGGTAAACGTAAAATGGCTGCAACACTTCACTGCTCTACCGCTGCTCCCACTGTGTCAGCTTCACCAGAGAAGCAACCAGCCACCCAAAGCACACACAAGGATGAGACTGACAGAAGCTGGTGTCAGACACAAGTACCTGAAGCAGTTGCAGAGAGGTCAGTGGTAGCACCAGTTACATCTTCAGTGGGGATGGTAAGTGGGGTTGATGAAGCACTAGGTGTTAGGTTGAGAGGTGATGGCAGTCCTGTAGGAGGACGGGATAGAAATACCAGAAAAACAGACCGACACAGTGCCGAGTTTAGCATAGCCAGGACCCCTGCTGCAGCCTCACAAAGTTATTATGTAGCTGGCAGCTCAGCTAGTTTGGGTCGACATGCTGCACCATACAACCCAGAGGGTATCTCTGTAGGGATGGGAATGGCTGGGAGCTTTGGGAGTCCTTACAGTTCCCTCTATAcaagcagaggaggaggagtaggCATGTATGGGACTGGTCTTCACCATGGAGGAGGTGGGAGTAGTACCACAACTGATTGGCAAATGGACAGTGTCATTGAGCAGATAGAAAAGCAAATGGTCGCCGTACTTGAGAAGATTGAGGGAGACATGCCATCGCTACTTGAGCAAATCAGTGACTGTCCTAGTGAGCCAGCACGGGCCAGGAGCACACATGCTTCGCCTTCTGTTTCTCGTTCTCGTCCAACTCAACACTCCTCAACTTCAACCTCAACtactcctccaccacttcccacCTCTCCAAGACCAGCACTACCTACACTCCCCCACCTCGGTATTCCTCCTCCGACATATCCTCCACCATCTCCACCCACACAAACCTCACCCCAGGCTGTCAGGGAGCAGGAAGACAAGGATGGACAGAGAGGCGCAGCTCAGTCCAGCCAATCGCCCAGGGCTGGGATGGGTAGAGGACTATGA